GTAGTAGCAGGAAAACAAGGAACAAATAGTCTATACATACCAACTATATATTCTAAAAGTCAAAATGAatggataaataatttttataaacaaaatgGTTATTTAggtttgtattatattttgttatgaaataatattgatgataaaataatagcaagtataaaatataatgttttatacaaatataatttttcagaatATGATGCACTTACTCGTCTTGGGATATCAGATGCAccaaattttgtaaaacgtcattttccAAACGAAGATTTAGTCTTCTTAGATTCTGTTGCGGTAGGCGCAAATATTAGAGATCAAATAGATTCAAATATTGAAGAAGCTATTGCAACTGGATCCTTTGTTGATATAAGTTCACTTTTACCATCTGTATTTTCTGATAAAGATATGGAAATGCTTCTTAAAATcgcgaagaataaaataaatatgtataatacgtaCGTATTCGCGAAAACTGTAGTTATGTCTGATGCATTCTTACAATCTTTAAATAAGTCTTTTGAGCCAATGGCAGATGCAAAGGCTAGAGAAGCAGTAACTAGTGGACAATGGTTCCAAATGATAGCAGAGAATAGGATTAAATCTAAATCAGCAGACttcatatttgaaaataaaggaaataaaaaagaagaacgtcGGAAGAAAGCTACAACCGGCAAAGCGGGTGGTGGTACGCAAGGGCgagaaacaaaaacaaaatctACCAAAAAGAAGTATCTACAAGGAAAAAATCGCGATCCTGAATCCgacgatgaaaatataaaagtccCATCGACTAAAATTGGACTTAAAATAGTATCTTTGAAAGATATTAAAGATGAAATTGCAAAAGATGataatttagtaataattGATGACCTGGTAGATGAATTAGCATCATACTTAGAACAAAAAGTAAACAATTATGCTATATCTATTGCAGAACAGTTAGCACAAAACAATAAAACTACAAATTTAAGTGAAGTTGAAGAACGTTTAAATGTTCTAGTaacaaacattaaaatatttgacaaagGTATTAAGCATATAGATAAAGCAGATCAAGCTGCTTTAACAAAATACTTACTAAAATCTCTTGGTACTGATTTTGTCAACGAGATATTTAAATTAGCTGCGCAGCAAAATATGCTCCAATTCTCTGAGAATATTACCACTGAAACAAGGCAAAAAATGCTACTTGATTTGCCAGAGGATGTGAAAGAACCCTTAACTAATATACACAAATCTATTGCTGGAAATTCCATAGATGATTTCTTGAATTTTACAGATGCAGCAATGGCGATTTGTTGTTTagtgttaaaaaaatatgataaaaagaaagaaagaccaTTTATCTTGGGCCACAAAGAAGCCTTATTAGAAGAGCTTAATACAACACAAGATCCTGCGTTAGCACTACATTTAGTCAcaagtatattatttattgcagCAACACAAAGTGTATTACATATGTCTGGAAGACACGTAGTAAcaattctttcatttcttcaaaaacaattgcaattttcaacaatggaaatattatttaaataccatggtatgaaatatttagtGACTTTTATCAATTTACCTTTAACATTTACatcattaatgtatatttatttgtgcaatacttatatttatattacagatATGGTGCTGAAAAGTTTAACTTCTTcagatgaagaagaaaaacttAATACTCAGAAGAAATTAGAAGCTGGGTtggtagaaattaaaaatattgcaaataattataaacaacATTTAAAAAGTGATAAACTACAAGAATAGAGAATAAATACACAtaattgtatgtaaatataaatattattaatttttataaaaatgtattcaagAGTTTTATACTATGTTTTGCACTGAATTggaacaaattgtaaaaaaatgtaaaataattggaattttattaaaaagattgttcatttttatataagtaataaataatatcctttaatattttactttgaaaatcttataattattttaaacctAGTTTTTAATACATctgtacaatattatacaattatatatgtacaaagtTTATTACTCTATTATCTATtgctaatactatataattactattactaatACTAATAGAAtactattcattttttttcaaatcttaAAATTCcttgttatatgttatatccaACATTCCTGAATAACAATGTCTTGTGCACCATTCATTTACAAACTTTGAATCACATTATAAAGTTGCTAATATCCTTGTGAATCCAACACATCCTGCTACAACAGTCTGACCAATACCCCAAAATAATGCATATAACGGTGGCAGTGGATATCGAGATGCTCTGTATACAAAAGCAACAGCAGCAGAACTAAGAACTCCTGATGTTAATGGCAATAATACACCCATTATTATAATCAGCAATGGGAAGAatctttaaatgaaaatttacgaagttattt
This DNA window, taken from Bombus fervidus isolate BK054 chromosome 14, iyBomFerv1, whole genome shotgun sequence, encodes the following:
- the Ufl1 gene encoding UFM1 specific ligase 1, giving the protein MKLTYISTSINCVINVKKCQVFNCTTWQFQYKEFKMSTVEWDEVKRLAADFQKVQLSSTLQKLSERNCVEIVTKLVESKLLEVIFTNDGKEYVTPQHLGKEIKDELYIHGGRINLVDLSQILNVNLSQVSKVANDLEKHNRGLKIILGQLIDKTYINKIAQEINDRLVRYGIINVSELTIHYDLPADFLQSVIEKELGRNIYGKQDSQDSKVFYTESFITRNKAKIRGALCAITKPTPLSAILGQCSVSEKIFFSILDNLQEMRQIPGVVAGKQGTNSLYIPTIYSKSQNEWINNFYKQNGYLEYDALTRLGISDAPNFVKRHFPNEDLVFLDSVAVGANIRDQIDSNIEEAIATGSFVDISSLLPSVFSDKDMEMLLKIAKNKINMYNTYVFAKTVVMSDAFLQSLNKSFEPMADAKAREAVTSGQWFQMIAENRIKSKSADFIFENKGNKKEERRKKATTGKAGGGTQGRETKTKSTKKKYLQGKNRDPESDDENIKVPSTKIGLKIVSLKDIKDEIAKDDNLVIIDDLVDELASYLEQKVNNYAISIAEQLAQNNKTTNLSEVEERLNVLVTNIKIFDKGIKHIDKADQAALTKYLLKSLGTDFVNEIFKLAAQQNMLQFSENITTETRQKMLLDLPEDVKEPLTNIHKSIAGNSIDDFLNFTDAAMAICCLVLKKYDKKKERPFILGHKEALLEELNTTQDPALALHLVTSILFIAATQSVLHMSGRHVVTILSFLQKQLQFSTMEILFKYHDMVLKSLTSSDEEEKLNTQKKLEAGLVEIKNIANNYKQHLKSDKLQE